A window of Methylobacterium bullatum genomic DNA:
CGTTCCCTCGCCGGGCTTGCTGTCGAGGGAGACGGTGCCGTTCTGGCGCTTCACCAGGCCGTGGACGATGGCGAGCCCGGTGCCGCGTCCGGCCTCGCGCGTGGTGATGAAGGGAGCCAGCGCTCTTGCTGCCATCTCCGGCGACATCCCATGCCCGGTATCCCGCACCGAGATGCCGATGGCGCCGTCTCCTTGCCGGCGGATCGCCGGATCGCTCGGCGGCACCAGGAAGCTCGCGATCTCGACACTCCCGCCGGCCGGCATCGCCTCGCAGGCATTGGCGACGATGTGAGAGAGGGCGAGATCCACCTGGGTCGGGTTGGTGAGGCCGTTGGGTAAATCCGGCGCGGTGTGGACCGTCACTGTCACTCCGGGCGGAAGCGTCCCGCGCATGCGGGTGCCGAAGGCGGTGATGAGGGCGTTCATGTCGACGGGGCGGACATCCGGCGCGATCCGCCGCGAGAAAGTCAGCAATTGCCGCGTCAGGATCGTGGCCCGCTCCACGGCATCGGTGGACCGGGTCACGGCCCGCTGGATGAAGGGTTCTTCCCGGTCGCCGAGACGCCGCTTCAGCCCGTCGATATAGCCGATGAGGATCTGCAGGAAGTTGTTGAACTCGTGGGCGACGCTGTTGGTGAGCAACCCGAGAGCCTCGCGTTGGCGGGACAAAGCGAGCGCCCCTTCCGCGTCCCTGCGCCGGGTCACGTCGACCAGTTGCGCGAGGAGAAGACCGGTATCCGGCAGGGGCACCGCAAAGATCTCGGCCCAGAAGGTCGAGCCGTTCCTGCGCCAGGCCAGCACTTCAATTCCCTCCCGCCGCTCGCCCGCGAGCGCCGCCGCGAAGGCGGCGCGGGCTTCCTTGTCGGTGTTGGCGCCCAGAAGGAGATGGACGTCGCGTCCGGCGAGATCGCCGGTCTCGTGGCCGGTGAGGTGCGCGAAGGCGGAATTGGCCGAGACGATTCTTGCCGTCGCCGGGTCGATCAACAGGGCCGGTACGGTGCTGGCCTCGAGGCCCGACCGAAAATCGATGCCCCAGCCCGGAGCATCGCCTGGTTCGCCATCCTGATCATGCAACGCCATGCTCTATCCAGGCCTGTCGGAGCGAAACTGGCTCCAGCGTGAGTCGCATCGGGTGCGGGTGCCAGAATCGACCGGCACGGCGGCTCCCGGCGATGGCTATTGCCGCACCCACATCACCCGGGCGATCCAGGCGATCTCGGCCACCTGGACGATGCGTTCGGGGTGGTTCGGGTTGAGTGAGAGCAGCTCGATGGTGCGGGCGGTCTTGCGGCGCAATTCCTTGGCCAGCACCTCGCCGCTCGCCAGGCGCACCACCACGCGGTCGCCCTTGCGGACACTGGCGGTGGGAGAGACGATCAGCACGTCACCGTCGCGATAGAGCGGCTCCATGGAATCGCCCTGCACTTCGAGGGCGAAGGCGCGGTCCTCGCCGAGATCGGGAAACTCGATCTCCTCCCAGCCGGGGCCGCCCGTGGGCATGCCTTCCTCGGTGAAGAGCCGGCCCGCGCCGGCCTGCGTCATGCCGATCAGCGGCACCATGGCGCGCGGCATGCCTTCCCTCGGCTCGATGAGGCGAAGGAAATCGTCGAGCGTCGCGTTGGTGGCCGCGAGCACCTTCGAGACGGATTCGGTGGAGGGCCAGCGCTTGCGCCCATCCGGCCCGATCCGCTTCGAGCGATTGAAGCTGGTGGCGTCGAGGCCCGCACGGCGTGCGAGACCGGAGGCTGAGAAGCCGTGGCGTTCCGCGAGGCGGTCGATCGCGGTCCAGATCTGCTCGTGGGACAGCATGGCGAGACTCGATCAGAATGGCTAAGACATCCAGCCTAGCTTTAGGAAAGTAGAACTAAAATACGCTGGAAGCAACGGCACGCCGCCATTATCCTGAAGGTGTAGGAACTCGGAACGGACGACTTGAGGTAGCGACCGATCGTGGTTGCGACGGATGCCGACCCGTTCTATCGCGTGGACCGTCGAACCGGAAGGCAACGCGCGATGCCCGTGATCTACAAGATTTGCCCGCGCGCCCTTTGGCGCGAGGCGGAGGAAGCGGGGCGGTTCGCGGGTGCGCCCGTCGACCTCACTGACGGGTTCATCCATTTCTCCACCGCCGATCAGGTGGCGGAAACGGCCGCCCGGCACTTCGCGGGTGTCTCCGATCTCCTCCTGATCGGCATCGAAGCCGAGGCGCTGGGCGAGGCCCTGCGCTACGAACCCTCCCGCGGCGGCGCGCTGTTCCCCCATCTCTACGGCGATCTGCCCCTCGATGCCGTCCTATCCGTGACCGAGCTTCCGATCGGGCCGGACGGCCAGCACGTATTTCCCGCCGATCTTATCTCGTCCGCCGGCCCCGCAACCGGAGCATCGGTATGATCGGCGCTCTCTTTCCCCTCGCCAAGCCGATCCTGCACGGTCTCGACGCCGAGACGGCGCACAACCTCACCTTGCGCGGGCTGGGGCTTCTGCCTGCGCGAAAGCCCACCCCGGACGATTCGAGGCTCGCGGTCACCGCCTTCGGCCGCCGGTTCCCCAATCCGGTCGGCCTCGCGGCGGGGTTCGACAAGGGCGCGCAGGTGCCCGATGCCCTGCTCGGCTTGGGCTTCGGCTTCGTGGAGGTCGGCGGCGTGG
This region includes:
- a CDS encoding Blue-light-activated protein, whose product is MALHDQDGEPGDAPGWGIDFRSGLEASTVPALLIDPATARIVSANSAFAHLTGHETGDLAGRDVHLLLGANTDKEARAAFAAALAGERREGIEVLAWRRNGSTFWAEIFAVPLPDTGLLLAQLVDVTRRRDAEGALALSRQREALGLLTNSVAHEFNNFLQILIGYIDGLKRRLGDREEPFIQRAVTRSTDAVERATILTRQLLTFSRRIAPDVRPVDMNALITAFGTRMRGTLPPGVTVTVHTAPDLPNGLTNPTQVDLALSHIVANACEAMPAGGSVEIASFLVPPSDPAIRRQGDGAIGISVRDTGHGMSPEMAARALAPFITTREAGRGTGLAIVHGLVKRQNGTVSLDSKPGEGTTVRMIFPAAG
- the lexA_1 gene encoding LexA repressor, coding for MLSHEQIWTAIDRLAERHGFSASGLARRAGLDATSFNRSKRIGPDGRKRWPSTESVSKVLAATNATLDDFLRLIEPREGMPRAMVPLIGMTQAGAGRLFTEEGMPTGGPGWEEIEFPDLGEDRAFALEVQGDSMEPLYRDGDVLIVSPTASVRKGDRVVVRLASGEVLAKELRRKTARTIELLSLNPNHPERIVQVAEIAWIARVMWVRQ